Proteins co-encoded in one Brassica oleracea var. oleracea cultivar TO1000 chromosome C4, BOL, whole genome shotgun sequence genomic window:
- the LOC106341867 gene encoding intron-binding protein aquarius isoform X2, whose amino-acid sequence MINAFQSLEDGVVNETVLSLAGLQSWHSLSYGRFQMELCLQPDLIKKWKRSSKKWAAEAMSKGEQFDPSSSPEANFVRGLIEEFVEVLDHGVFADEIDDTAVSQLVDDSSVLYCERFMEFLIDMLNQLPTRRYLRPLVADIAVVAKCRLSVLYKHEKGKLFAQLVDLLQFYEKFEIKDHDGTQLTDDEALQFHYDRFMAFQLLAFKKIPKLQDVSLASIGSVHKSSDLRRRLSALSLEDLRDVVCSKLKLVSRHDPWADSKDFLTEVVVSSFEKQQSQKEAINALPLYPNEQIMWDESVIPSINYSGEGCLALPKLNLQFLTLHDYLLRNFNLFRLESTYEIREDIQEAVPHLLAHINNEGETAFRGWSRMAVPINGFKIAQVKQPNIGEEKPASVTAEVTFSIKSYRTQIRSEWNSIKEHDVLFLLCIRPSFEPLGVEEAAKATVPQRLGLQYVRGCEVIDIRDEEGNLMNDFSGKVKRDEWKPPKGDMRTVTVALDAAQYHIDVTDIAEKGAEDVYGTFNVLMRRKPKENNFKAILESIRDLMNEYCIVPDWLHNVFLGYGNPSAAQWPNMPNLLKTVGFKDTFLDSNHLSESFPHYEVSFVNADGAEVLDPRPPFRITLPKTLKGNAYALSGNKISEVNPSENVDMVDVSPKEKLIVEAYTPPDPGPYPQDQPKQNSVKFTPTQVGAIISGIQPGLTMVVGPPGTGKTDTAVQILNVLYHNCPSQRTLIITHSNQALNDLFEKIMERDVPARYLLRLGQGEQELATDLDFSRQGRVNAMLVRRLELLSEVERLARSLQLPEDVGYTCETAGYFWLLHVYSRWELFLAACGGNENNPSFVQDRFPFKEFFSDAPKPVFSGESFEKDMRAAKGCFTHLKTVFQELEECRAFELLKSTADRANYLMTKQAKIVAMTCTHAALKRRDFLKLGFKYDNLLMEESAQILEIETFIPMLLQRQEDGHSRLKRCILIGDHHQLPPVVKNMAFQKYSHMDQSLFTRFVRLGIPYIELNAQGRARPSLAKLYNWRYRDLGDLSIVKEAPIFHRANAGFSYEYQLINVPDYEGKGESTPSPWFYQNQGEAEYIVSVYIYMRLLGYPANKISILTTYNGQKLLIRDVINRRCVPYSFIGPPSKVTTVDKFQGQQNDFILLSLVRTRFVGHLRDVRRLVVAMSRARLGLYVFCRRSLFEQCYELQPTFQLLLKRPDRLGLNLSENTSAYTDRAVEEVGNPYLVHDVEEMAHIVHDRMNEFYKAQGVYEQYQNHTPQIEDGNHMESDTVVSEDGESEKKMQPEVDGVVDESSKETVSMEVDNGVSSENEKA is encoded by the exons ATGATCAATGCTTTTCAG AGTTTGGAAGATGGGGTGGTTAATGAGACTGTTCTAAGTCTAGCAGGATTACAGTCTTGGCACAGTTTGTCTTATGGACGTTTCCAG ATGGAGCTCTGCCTTCAGCCTGATCTAATAAAAAAGTGGAAGAGGTCATCGAAGAAATGGGCTGCTGAGGCTATGTCAAAGGGGGAGCAGTTTGATCCATCTTCATCACCTGAAGCAAATTTTGTTCGAGGCCTAATAGAAGAATTCGTCGAG GTGCTTGATCACGGTGTTTTTGCGGATGAGATTGATGATACTGCTGTTTCTCAATTGGTCGATGATTCTTCCGTCTTATACTGCGAGAGATTCATGGAATTTCTCATTGATATGCTGAACCAACTTCCAACAAGAAG ATACTTGAGACCTCTTGTGGCGGATATAGCAGTTGTTGCCAAGTGTCGACTGAGTGTCCTATACAAACATGAAAAGGGGAAGCTTTTCGCCCAATTGGTTGACTTGTTACAGTTCTACGAAAAGTTTGAGATTAAGGATCATGATGGAACTCAATTAACTGATGATGAAGCACTTCAATTTCATTACGATCGTTTTATGGCGTTTCAGCTACTTGCATTTAAGAAAATACCTAAG TTGCAAGATGTGTCTTTGGCTAGCATTGGTTCGGTTCACAAGAGTTCTGATCTTAGGAGGAGATTGTCTGCGCTTTCTCTTGAAGATTTAAGGGATGTTGTCTGCTCAAAG CTCAAACTGGTTTCAAGACATGATCCTTGGGCAGATAGTAAGGATTTTCTGACTGAGGTCGTGGTCTCCTCTTTTGAGAAGCAACAGTCTCAGAAAGAAGCCATAAACGCTCTGCCTTTGTACCCAAATGAGCAAATCATGTGGGACGAAAGTGTTATTCCAAGCATTAACTATTCTGGGGAAGGTTGCCTTGCTCTTCCAAAGCTTAATCTTCAGTTTCTAACACTCCATGATTACCTCCTTAGAAACTTCAATCTCTTCCGTCTAGAATCTACTTACGAGATTCGTGAAGATATACAGGAAGCTGTACCACATCTACTTGCACACATAAATAACGAGGGAGAAACTGCTTTTCGTGGTTGGTCACGAATGGCCGTCCCGATTAACGGATTCAAAATCGCTCAGGTGAAACAGCCTAATATTGGAGAAGAGAAGCCAGCATCTGTGACTGCAGAAGTTACCTTCAGTATCAAGAGTTACAGAACACAGATAAGATCTGAGTGGAATTCTATTAAAGAGCATGATGTATTGTTTTTGCTTTGTATACGCCCTTCATTTGAGCCGTTAGGTGTAGAGGAAGCTGCTAAAGCTACAGTACCGCAGAGGCTCGGGCTTCAGTATGTCCGTGGTTGTGAAGTCATCGATATCCGTGACGAGGAAGGCAATCTGATGAATGATTTTTCTGGAAAAGTTAAACGGGATGAATGGAAGCCCCCAAAAGGTGATATGAGGACTGTGACTGTCGCTTTAGATGCTGCACAGTATCACATAGATGTTACAGACATTGCTGAAAAAGGTGCTGAGGATGTGTATGGCACATTTAATGTGCTAATGAGGAGGAAACCAAAAGAGAACAACTTCAAGGCTATTCTGGAATCTATCAGAGATCTCATGAATGAATATTGTATTGTACCGGATTGGTTGCATAACGTTTTTCTTGGGTATGGCAACCCTTCTGCTGCACAGTGGCCTAATATGCCAAACCTCTTGAAAACCGTGGGCTTCAAAGATACTTTCCTTGATTCAAATCATCTCAGTGAAAGTTTTCCACATTATGAG GTATCTTTCGTAAATGCTGATGGTGCTGAAGTTCTGGATCCAAGGCCTCCGTTTCGAATCACTCTTCCAAAGACACTAAAAGGGAATGCTTATGCTCTTTCTGGAAATAAGATATCTGAAGTAAATCCATCAGAAAATGTTGATATGGTGGATGTGTCCCCGAAGGAGAAACTTATTGTCGAGGCATACACCCCACCAGACCCAGGGCCTTATCCTCAGGACCAGCCGAAGCAGAACTCAGTTAAATTCACACCTACGCAG GTTGGAGCGATCATTTCTGGTATTCAGCCTGGGCTCACTATGGTGGTTGGTCCACCGGGTACCGGAAAGACTGATACAGCTGTGCAAATCTTAAATGTGCTATATCATAACTGTCCTTCACAAAGGACCTTAATTATCACTCATTCAAATCAGGCTTTGAATGATCTTTTCGAGAAGATAATGGAG AGGGATGTGCCAGCGCGGTATCTACTCCGTCTAGGTCAAGGTGAACAAGAGCTTGCCACCGATCTTGACTTTAGCAGACAAGGCCGTGTCAATGCCATGCTTGTTCGACGTTTAGAACTGCTCAGCGAGGTTGAAAGATTAGCAAGATCACTTCAACTTCCAGAGGATGTAGGTTATACATGTGAAACAGCTGGGTATTTCTGGTTGCTTCATGTCTACTCGCGTTGGGAGCTATTTCTTGCTGCTTGTGGTGGAAATGAAAACAACCCATCGTTTGTTCAAGATCGCTTCCCGTTCAAAGAATTCTTCTCAGACGCGCCTAAACCTGTTTTTAGCGGGGAGTCATTTGAGAAAGACATGAGGGCAGCTAAAGGTTGTTTCACTCATCTCAAGACCGTGTTCCAAGAGCTAGAAGAGTGTAGGGCCTTCGAACTACTCAAATCAACTGCTGATAGAGCAAATTACCTGATGACCAAACAAGCAAAGATTGTAGCAATGACGTGTACTCATGCGGCATTAAAGAGGAGAGATTTTCTTAAGCTGGGATTCAAGTATGATAACTTACTGATGGAAGAAAGTGCTCAGATTTTGGAAATCGAGACTTTCATACCAATGTTACTTCAGAGGCAAGAAGATGGCCATTCACGACTCAAGCGCTGTATATTGATTGGTGATCACCACCAGCTGCCTCCCGTGGTGAAGAACATGGCTTTCCAGAAATACAGTCACATGGATCAGAGTCTGTTTACGAGGTTTGTTCGTCTTGGTATTCCATATATCGAGCTTAATGCTCAAGGAAGAGCGAGGCCAAGCTTAGCCAAACTCTACAACTGGAGATACAGAGACTTGGGAGACCTTTCCATTGTTAAGGAAGCACCCATCTTTCATAGAGCAAATGCTGGTTTCTCATATGAGTATCAGTTGATTAATGTGCCTGACTACGAAGGGAAAGGAGAGTCAACACCATCTCCATGGTTTTATCAAAATCAAGGAGAAGCTGAATATATCGTCAGTGTCTATATATACATGAGATTGCTAGGATATCCTGCTAATAAGATATCGATATTGACGACGTATAATGGGCAGAAGCTCTTAATCCGTGATGTTATCAACCGTCGCTGTGTTCCTTATTCTTTCATCGGCCCGCCTAGCAAG GTGACTACAGTGGATAAGTTCCAAGGACAGCAGAATGACTTTATTTTGCTGTCTCTTGTACGGACACGCTTTGTTGGACATCTGCGTGATGTAAGAAGGTTGGTAGTTGCAATGTCACGTGCTCGGCTTGGTCTGTACGTCTTCTGCCGCCGCTCTCTCTTTGAACAATGCTATGAGCTGCAACCAACGTTTCAGCTTCTTCTGAAAAGACCCGATCGGCTCGGGCTCAACCTGAGCGAGAACACATCAGCATATACAGATCGTGCGGTGGAGGAAGTTGGAAATCCTTATCTTGTTCATGATGTTGAAGAGATGGCACACATAGTTCACGATAGGATGAACGAGTTCTACAAG GCACAAGGGGTGTACGAGCAATACCAGAATCACACGCCACAAATTGAAGACGGTAATCACATGGAGAGTGATACAGTTGTTAGCGAAGATGGTGAATCTGAGAAGAAGATGCAGCCAGAGGTAGATGGTGTAGTTGACGAATCATCAAAGGAGACGGTTAGCATGGAGGTGGACAATGGAGTTAGCAGTGAGAATGAGAAAGCTTGA
- the LOC106341867 gene encoding intron-binding protein aquarius isoform X1 gives MTKVYGTGAYDFKRHRVAEYPLESTTLPSSSITLSEIQQDRLTKIAEESWTGTGGGKPFDPEVVKEIYAAELKVAGGGRKPVPLQRVMVLEVSQYLENYLWPNFDPEAASFEHVMSMILMINEKFRENVAAWVCFHDREDLFKKFLQKVLRLKEGRELTIAEKTNYLVFMINAFQSLEDGVVNETVLSLAGLQSWHSLSYGRFQMELCLQPDLIKKWKRSSKKWAAEAMSKGEQFDPSSSPEANFVRGLIEEFVEVLDHGVFADEIDDTAVSQLVDDSSVLYCERFMEFLIDMLNQLPTRRYLRPLVADIAVVAKCRLSVLYKHEKGKLFAQLVDLLQFYEKFEIKDHDGTQLTDDEALQFHYDRFMAFQLLAFKKIPKLQDVSLASIGSVHKSSDLRRRLSALSLEDLRDVVCSKLKLVSRHDPWADSKDFLTEVVVSSFEKQQSQKEAINALPLYPNEQIMWDESVIPSINYSGEGCLALPKLNLQFLTLHDYLLRNFNLFRLESTYEIREDIQEAVPHLLAHINNEGETAFRGWSRMAVPINGFKIAQVKQPNIGEEKPASVTAEVTFSIKSYRTQIRSEWNSIKEHDVLFLLCIRPSFEPLGVEEAAKATVPQRLGLQYVRGCEVIDIRDEEGNLMNDFSGKVKRDEWKPPKGDMRTVTVALDAAQYHIDVTDIAEKGAEDVYGTFNVLMRRKPKENNFKAILESIRDLMNEYCIVPDWLHNVFLGYGNPSAAQWPNMPNLLKTVGFKDTFLDSNHLSESFPHYEVSFVNADGAEVLDPRPPFRITLPKTLKGNAYALSGNKISEVNPSENVDMVDVSPKEKLIVEAYTPPDPGPYPQDQPKQNSVKFTPTQVGAIISGIQPGLTMVVGPPGTGKTDTAVQILNVLYHNCPSQRTLIITHSNQALNDLFEKIMERDVPARYLLRLGQGEQELATDLDFSRQGRVNAMLVRRLELLSEVERLARSLQLPEDVGYTCETAGYFWLLHVYSRWELFLAACGGNENNPSFVQDRFPFKEFFSDAPKPVFSGESFEKDMRAAKGCFTHLKTVFQELEECRAFELLKSTADRANYLMTKQAKIVAMTCTHAALKRRDFLKLGFKYDNLLMEESAQILEIETFIPMLLQRQEDGHSRLKRCILIGDHHQLPPVVKNMAFQKYSHMDQSLFTRFVRLGIPYIELNAQGRARPSLAKLYNWRYRDLGDLSIVKEAPIFHRANAGFSYEYQLINVPDYEGKGESTPSPWFYQNQGEAEYIVSVYIYMRLLGYPANKISILTTYNGQKLLIRDVINRRCVPYSFIGPPSKVTTVDKFQGQQNDFILLSLVRTRFVGHLRDVRRLVVAMSRARLGLYVFCRRSLFEQCYELQPTFQLLLKRPDRLGLNLSENTSAYTDRAVEEVGNPYLVHDVEEMAHIVHDRMNEFYKAQGVYEQYQNHTPQIEDGNHMESDTVVSEDGESEKKMQPEVDGVVDESSKETVSMEVDNGVSSENEKA, from the exons ATGACGAAGGTCTACGGAACAGGCGCGTACGACTTCAAGCGCCACAGAGTCGCCGAGTACCCGCTCGAGTCCACCACTCTCCCGAGCTCCTCGATCACTCTATCCGAGATCCAGCAGGACAGATTAACGAAGATCGCCGAGGAGAGCTGGACCGGAACCGGAGGAGGCAAACCGTTCGATCCGGAAGTCGTCAAGGAGATTTACGCGGCGGAGCTGAAGGTCGCCGGCGGCGGAAGGAAGCCCGTTCCGCTGCAGCGGGTGATGGTTCTCGAGGTGAGCCAGTACTTGGAGAACTACCTGTGGCCTAATTTCGATCCCGAGGCGGCCTCTTTCGAGCATGTTATGTCGATGATTCTTATGATTAACGAGAAG TTCAGGGAGAATGTGGCGGCTTGGGTTTGCTTTCATGATCGTGAAGATCTTTTCAAGAAGTTTCTTCAGAAGGTTCTTCGACTTAAAGAG GGGAGAGAGTTGACTATTGCTGAGAAGACAAATTATTTGGTCTTCATGATCAATGCTTTTCAG AGTTTGGAAGATGGGGTGGTTAATGAGACTGTTCTAAGTCTAGCAGGATTACAGTCTTGGCACAGTTTGTCTTATGGACGTTTCCAG ATGGAGCTCTGCCTTCAGCCTGATCTAATAAAAAAGTGGAAGAGGTCATCGAAGAAATGGGCTGCTGAGGCTATGTCAAAGGGGGAGCAGTTTGATCCATCTTCATCACCTGAAGCAAATTTTGTTCGAGGCCTAATAGAAGAATTCGTCGAG GTGCTTGATCACGGTGTTTTTGCGGATGAGATTGATGATACTGCTGTTTCTCAATTGGTCGATGATTCTTCCGTCTTATACTGCGAGAGATTCATGGAATTTCTCATTGATATGCTGAACCAACTTCCAACAAGAAG ATACTTGAGACCTCTTGTGGCGGATATAGCAGTTGTTGCCAAGTGTCGACTGAGTGTCCTATACAAACATGAAAAGGGGAAGCTTTTCGCCCAATTGGTTGACTTGTTACAGTTCTACGAAAAGTTTGAGATTAAGGATCATGATGGAACTCAATTAACTGATGATGAAGCACTTCAATTTCATTACGATCGTTTTATGGCGTTTCAGCTACTTGCATTTAAGAAAATACCTAAG TTGCAAGATGTGTCTTTGGCTAGCATTGGTTCGGTTCACAAGAGTTCTGATCTTAGGAGGAGATTGTCTGCGCTTTCTCTTGAAGATTTAAGGGATGTTGTCTGCTCAAAG CTCAAACTGGTTTCAAGACATGATCCTTGGGCAGATAGTAAGGATTTTCTGACTGAGGTCGTGGTCTCCTCTTTTGAGAAGCAACAGTCTCAGAAAGAAGCCATAAACGCTCTGCCTTTGTACCCAAATGAGCAAATCATGTGGGACGAAAGTGTTATTCCAAGCATTAACTATTCTGGGGAAGGTTGCCTTGCTCTTCCAAAGCTTAATCTTCAGTTTCTAACACTCCATGATTACCTCCTTAGAAACTTCAATCTCTTCCGTCTAGAATCTACTTACGAGATTCGTGAAGATATACAGGAAGCTGTACCACATCTACTTGCACACATAAATAACGAGGGAGAAACTGCTTTTCGTGGTTGGTCACGAATGGCCGTCCCGATTAACGGATTCAAAATCGCTCAGGTGAAACAGCCTAATATTGGAGAAGAGAAGCCAGCATCTGTGACTGCAGAAGTTACCTTCAGTATCAAGAGTTACAGAACACAGATAAGATCTGAGTGGAATTCTATTAAAGAGCATGATGTATTGTTTTTGCTTTGTATACGCCCTTCATTTGAGCCGTTAGGTGTAGAGGAAGCTGCTAAAGCTACAGTACCGCAGAGGCTCGGGCTTCAGTATGTCCGTGGTTGTGAAGTCATCGATATCCGTGACGAGGAAGGCAATCTGATGAATGATTTTTCTGGAAAAGTTAAACGGGATGAATGGAAGCCCCCAAAAGGTGATATGAGGACTGTGACTGTCGCTTTAGATGCTGCACAGTATCACATAGATGTTACAGACATTGCTGAAAAAGGTGCTGAGGATGTGTATGGCACATTTAATGTGCTAATGAGGAGGAAACCAAAAGAGAACAACTTCAAGGCTATTCTGGAATCTATCAGAGATCTCATGAATGAATATTGTATTGTACCGGATTGGTTGCATAACGTTTTTCTTGGGTATGGCAACCCTTCTGCTGCACAGTGGCCTAATATGCCAAACCTCTTGAAAACCGTGGGCTTCAAAGATACTTTCCTTGATTCAAATCATCTCAGTGAAAGTTTTCCACATTATGAG GTATCTTTCGTAAATGCTGATGGTGCTGAAGTTCTGGATCCAAGGCCTCCGTTTCGAATCACTCTTCCAAAGACACTAAAAGGGAATGCTTATGCTCTTTCTGGAAATAAGATATCTGAAGTAAATCCATCAGAAAATGTTGATATGGTGGATGTGTCCCCGAAGGAGAAACTTATTGTCGAGGCATACACCCCACCAGACCCAGGGCCTTATCCTCAGGACCAGCCGAAGCAGAACTCAGTTAAATTCACACCTACGCAG GTTGGAGCGATCATTTCTGGTATTCAGCCTGGGCTCACTATGGTGGTTGGTCCACCGGGTACCGGAAAGACTGATACAGCTGTGCAAATCTTAAATGTGCTATATCATAACTGTCCTTCACAAAGGACCTTAATTATCACTCATTCAAATCAGGCTTTGAATGATCTTTTCGAGAAGATAATGGAG AGGGATGTGCCAGCGCGGTATCTACTCCGTCTAGGTCAAGGTGAACAAGAGCTTGCCACCGATCTTGACTTTAGCAGACAAGGCCGTGTCAATGCCATGCTTGTTCGACGTTTAGAACTGCTCAGCGAGGTTGAAAGATTAGCAAGATCACTTCAACTTCCAGAGGATGTAGGTTATACATGTGAAACAGCTGGGTATTTCTGGTTGCTTCATGTCTACTCGCGTTGGGAGCTATTTCTTGCTGCTTGTGGTGGAAATGAAAACAACCCATCGTTTGTTCAAGATCGCTTCCCGTTCAAAGAATTCTTCTCAGACGCGCCTAAACCTGTTTTTAGCGGGGAGTCATTTGAGAAAGACATGAGGGCAGCTAAAGGTTGTTTCACTCATCTCAAGACCGTGTTCCAAGAGCTAGAAGAGTGTAGGGCCTTCGAACTACTCAAATCAACTGCTGATAGAGCAAATTACCTGATGACCAAACAAGCAAAGATTGTAGCAATGACGTGTACTCATGCGGCATTAAAGAGGAGAGATTTTCTTAAGCTGGGATTCAAGTATGATAACTTACTGATGGAAGAAAGTGCTCAGATTTTGGAAATCGAGACTTTCATACCAATGTTACTTCAGAGGCAAGAAGATGGCCATTCACGACTCAAGCGCTGTATATTGATTGGTGATCACCACCAGCTGCCTCCCGTGGTGAAGAACATGGCTTTCCAGAAATACAGTCACATGGATCAGAGTCTGTTTACGAGGTTTGTTCGTCTTGGTATTCCATATATCGAGCTTAATGCTCAAGGAAGAGCGAGGCCAAGCTTAGCCAAACTCTACAACTGGAGATACAGAGACTTGGGAGACCTTTCCATTGTTAAGGAAGCACCCATCTTTCATAGAGCAAATGCTGGTTTCTCATATGAGTATCAGTTGATTAATGTGCCTGACTACGAAGGGAAAGGAGAGTCAACACCATCTCCATGGTTTTATCAAAATCAAGGAGAAGCTGAATATATCGTCAGTGTCTATATATACATGAGATTGCTAGGATATCCTGCTAATAAGATATCGATATTGACGACGTATAATGGGCAGAAGCTCTTAATCCGTGATGTTATCAACCGTCGCTGTGTTCCTTATTCTTTCATCGGCCCGCCTAGCAAG GTGACTACAGTGGATAAGTTCCAAGGACAGCAGAATGACTTTATTTTGCTGTCTCTTGTACGGACACGCTTTGTTGGACATCTGCGTGATGTAAGAAGGTTGGTAGTTGCAATGTCACGTGCTCGGCTTGGTCTGTACGTCTTCTGCCGCCGCTCTCTCTTTGAACAATGCTATGAGCTGCAACCAACGTTTCAGCTTCTTCTGAAAAGACCCGATCGGCTCGGGCTCAACCTGAGCGAGAACACATCAGCATATACAGATCGTGCGGTGGAGGAAGTTGGAAATCCTTATCTTGTTCATGATGTTGAAGAGATGGCACACATAGTTCACGATAGGATGAACGAGTTCTACAAG GCACAAGGGGTGTACGAGCAATACCAGAATCACACGCCACAAATTGAAGACGGTAATCACATGGAGAGTGATACAGTTGTTAGCGAAGATGGTGAATCTGAGAAGAAGATGCAGCCAGAGGTAGATGGTGTAGTTGACGAATCATCAAAGGAGACGGTTAGCATGGAGGTGGACAATGGAGTTAGCAGTGAGAATGAGAAAGCTTGA
- the LOC106341127 gene encoding uncharacterized protein LOC106341127 isoform X2, with protein sequence MDYTGNKLKKHNLEAEKRLKKVEQDYLHTSQKYTESDSQFQSLYNERRRADSLCSSAEAFTDWCNNLVKKLHEALDKIPTTEETIDHSLQFSMSNSVESLEVEQCQKLDCEAIRDFREVSRELYYIQRKMPRSESRRSIQGLLNEVKEKNKCKDKAVLTCTLVCNPTSCDNLRKSVELEIKTSQ encoded by the exons ATGGATTATACAGGCAACAAACTGAAGAAACATAACTTAGAAGCTGAGAAACGACTCAAGAAGGTGGAACAAGATTATCTCCACACAAGCCAAAAGTACACAGAATCAGAT TCACAGTTTCAGAGCCTATACAATGAGAGAAGGCGTGCCGACAGTCTCTGTTCCTCGGCTGAAGCTTTCACTGACTGGTGCAACAATTTGGTAAAGAAACTACATGAGGCTCTTGACAAGATACCTACAACAGAAGAAACCATTGATCAT AGCCTACAATTCTCGATGTCCAACAGCGTTGAAAGCTTGGAAGTTGAACAATGCCAGAAGCTGGACTGTGAAGCAATACGTGATTTCAGAGAAGTTAGCCGTGAG CTCTACTACATTCAAAGAAAAATGCCAAGGAGTGAGAGCAGAAGATCTATACAGGGTCTCCTAAATGAGGTTAAAGAGAAGAACAAGTGTAAAGACAAAGCTGTTTTAACTTGTACACTGGTTTGTAACCCTACGAGTTGTGACAATTTGAGAAAATCTGTGGAGCTGGAAATAAAA ACTAGCCAATGA
- the LOC106341127 gene encoding uncharacterized protein LOC106341127 isoform X1 — MDYTGNKLKKHNLEAEKRLKKVEQDYLHTSQKYTESDSQFQSLYNERRRADSLCSSAEAFTDWCNNLVKKLHEALDKIPTTEETIDHSLQFSMSNSVESLEVEQCQKLDCEAIRDFREVSRELYYIQRKMPRSESRRSIQGLLNEVKEKNKCKDKAVLTCTLVCNPTSCDNLRKSVELEIKVLKKLIREIQKDWEDKLQIRQCARGLYSDSKRKVKHLRNKKDHLSGQWDEEKKHMLGNKENHERRIGTYPEAEYIKMVNDITYHDRM; from the exons ATGGATTATACAGGCAACAAACTGAAGAAACATAACTTAGAAGCTGAGAAACGACTCAAGAAGGTGGAACAAGATTATCTCCACACAAGCCAAAAGTACACAGAATCAGAT TCACAGTTTCAGAGCCTATACAATGAGAGAAGGCGTGCCGACAGTCTCTGTTCCTCGGCTGAAGCTTTCACTGACTGGTGCAACAATTTGGTAAAGAAACTACATGAGGCTCTTGACAAGATACCTACAACAGAAGAAACCATTGATCAT AGCCTACAATTCTCGATGTCCAACAGCGTTGAAAGCTTGGAAGTTGAACAATGCCAGAAGCTGGACTGTGAAGCAATACGTGATTTCAGAGAAGTTAGCCGTGAG CTCTACTACATTCAAAGAAAAATGCCAAGGAGTGAGAGCAGAAGATCTATACAGGGTCTCCTAAATGAGGTTAAAGAGAAGAACAAGTGTAAAGACAAAGCTGTTTTAACTTGTACACTGGTTTGTAACCCTACGAGTTGTGACAATTTGAGAAAATCTGTGGAGCTGGAAATAAAA GTTCTAAAGAAGCTGATCAGAGAGATTCAAAAAGACTGGGAAGACAAACTGCAGATTAGGCAATGCGCAAGGGGTCTATATAGCGATTCCAAACGAAAAGTGAAGCATCTGCGGAACAAAAAGGACCACCTATCTGGACAATGGGACGAAGAAAAGAAACACATGCTCGGGAATAAGGAAAACCATGAGAGGAGGATAGGTACATATCCTGAGGCTGAATATATCAAGATGGTGAATGATATAACTTACCATGATCGGATGTAA
- the LOC106340413 gene encoding uncharacterized protein LOC106340413 produces MPFHTKIQPIDLSEDLPTMKQMPKSRLKRLFERQFSIKNATVGDFDAPPLSRGNSGDFEPSSVCLAKMVVNFIEDNKEEEEKQRCGRSRCSCFTGSGTESSGDESEWSDDVKCSSGEACVRLKSLVLCTSISERNVMADVTKIVETSKRKDQSCLKNLVSVLVRLGYDAAICKSRWEKTPSYPTGEYEYLDVIMEGERLLIDIDFKSNFEIARATKTYKSILQTIPCIFVGKADRLQRIIMLLSKAAKQSLKKKGLHVPPWRRAEYVKSKWLSTYVRGEEKQETVDMLSASVGGSIVFGV; encoded by the exons ATGCCGTTTCACACGAAGATCCAACCGATAGACTTGTCGGAAGATCTACCGACGATGAAGCAAATGCCGAAGTCGCGTTTGAAGCGTCTCTTCGAGCGTCAGTTCAGTATCAAGAACGCCACGGTCGGCGATTTCGACGCGCCGCCGCTTTCTAGAGGCAACTCCGGAGATTTCGAGCCGAGTTCCGTCTGCTTGGCGAAGATGGTTGTGAACTTCATCGAGGATAACAAGGAGGAGGAGGAGAAACAGAGGTGCGGTCGTAGCCGGTGTAGCTGCTTTACCGGGAGTGGAACAGAGAGCTCCGGCGATGAATCCGAATGGTCGGATGATGTCAAGTGTTCGTCTGGTGAAGCTTGCGTGAGGCTCAAG AGTTTGGTTCTATGTACGAGCATCAGCGAGAGGAATGTAATGGCTGACGTGACCAAGATTGTGGAGACAAGTAAGCGTAAAGACCAATCTTGCTTGAAGAACCTGGTCAGTGTGTTGGTGAGGTTAGGTTACGATGCGGCTATATGCAAATCTCGTTGGGAGAAGACTCCTTCATATCCTACAGGGGAGTATGAGTATCTGGATGTGATTATGGAAGGCGAAAGACTGTTGATCGACATTGATTTCAAGTCCAACTTCGAGATTGCTCGTGCGACCAAGACCTACAAGTCGATCCTGCAAACTATTCCTTGTATTTTTGTAGGCAAAGCGGATCGGTTGCAGAGGATCATCATGCTTCTATCTAAAGCGGCAAAGCAGAGTTTGAAGAAGAAAGGACTTCATGTGCCACCGTGGAGGAGAGCTGAGTATGTTAAATCAAAGTGGCTGTCTACTTATGTTCGTGGAGAGGAGAAGCAGGAAACGGTAGATATGTTGAGTGCATCGGTAGGTGGTTCCATAGTCTTTGGTGTTTGA